The Opitutaceae bacterium genome has a window encoding:
- a CDS encoding DUF4982 domain-containing protein yields the protein MLHVFPHWNWPDRVGRKIEVRAHSNCDEVELWLNGTSQGRKLMPVNGHLSWQVPYTPGRLEARGYKAGKAILHRVIETTGEARLEIEAR from the coding sequence GTGCTTCACGTATTCCCGCACTGGAACTGGCCCGACCGCGTTGGGCGAAAAATCGAAGTGCGCGCGCACAGTAACTGCGACGAGGTCGAGCTTTGGCTCAACGGCACCTCCCAGGGTCGCAAGCTGATGCCTGTAAACGGACACCTCTCCTGGCAGGTCCCCTACACCCCGGGAAGACTTGAGGCTCGGGGGTACAAGGCAGGCAAAGCGATCCTCCACCGTGTGATCGAGACCACGGGCGAAGCACGCCTCGAAATCGAGGCCCGCTAA
- a CDS encoding hydroxyacid dehydrogenase, translating to MNRALILVDPLPRTLDLICEPSVRARLEALGRLEISEDRPMPDSRIEALLPEVSLIFGQTAMPRSRLDRAPKLKGVINVESNFLPNIDYQACTERGIWVITPGGAFASPVAEMALGMAIDLGRGLTEADRAFRAGKETYGLEGNEGTVRLFGADVGIIGFGDLGRATRELLRPFKNRVRVYDPWLPELTIRQHDCEATTLTEVLETSRFLFVFAGVTSENQGFLGKDEFARMRKGACFLLLSRAAVVDFQAMLDAAASGHIRVAVDVFPEEPVPAGDRVRSTPNVLLSAHRAGGTRDALYAIGEMAVADAELILKGLAPQLCRRADPATAARLRSKPVAKT from the coding sequence ATGAATCGCGCGCTTATTCTCGTGGATCCGTTGCCGCGAACGCTGGACCTGATTTGCGAACCGTCGGTTCGCGCGCGCTTGGAAGCCCTGGGTCGGCTTGAGATTTCGGAGGACCGGCCGATGCCCGATTCCCGCATCGAGGCGCTGCTCCCGGAGGTCTCGCTGATCTTCGGCCAGACTGCGATGCCGCGGTCTCGTCTCGATCGCGCTCCTAAGCTCAAGGGGGTAATCAACGTGGAGTCGAACTTTCTTCCGAATATCGACTATCAGGCCTGCACGGAGCGAGGAATCTGGGTGATCACGCCGGGTGGCGCCTTCGCCTCACCCGTTGCGGAGATGGCTCTTGGCATGGCGATTGATCTGGGTCGCGGTCTCACCGAGGCCGATCGTGCGTTTCGCGCAGGCAAGGAAACTTACGGGCTGGAGGGAAATGAAGGCACTGTCCGGCTTTTCGGTGCCGACGTTGGAATCATCGGTTTCGGCGATCTTGGTCGTGCCACACGTGAGTTGCTGAGGCCATTCAAGAACCGTGTCCGCGTCTATGACCCCTGGCTGCCTGAGCTGACAATCCGTCAGCACGATTGTGAGGCGACGACGCTCACGGAAGTTCTTGAGACGAGTCGCTTCCTTTTCGTCTTTGCCGGAGTCACCAGCGAAAACCAGGGGTTCCTTGGCAAGGATGAGTTCGCGCGCATGCGCAAGGGCGCGTGTTTTCTGCTCCTCAGTCGGGCAGCCGTCGTGGATTTTCAGGCGATGCTCGACGCCGCCGCCTCGGGGCACATCCGCGTCGCGGTGGACGTATTTCCGGAGGAGCCCGTCCCTGCAGGTGACCGCGTGCGGAGCACCCCGAACGTGCTGCTTTCAGCGCACCGTGCGGGCGGCACGCGCGACGCCCTATATGCCATTGGGGAAATGGCTGTCGCGGATGCCGAGCTGATCCTCAAGGGACTTGCGCCACAGCTTTGCCGTCGCGCCGACCCGGCCACGGCCGCAAGGCTTCGCTCGAAGCCCGTGGCGAAAACGTGA
- a CDS encoding LacI family DNA-binding transcriptional regulator has protein sequence MPEPLRVRLVDIARVAGVHLSTVSLALRNSPRLPEATKASIRKIAEKLGYQEDPLLRALASYRDRHRRQANPPTIAYLTQWPTPIAQAPHHRLFLEGARARAAELGFKLEVFSLSDPSMTAKRLGRVLETRMIEGILLSSFYKGAPELDLNWARFCAVRIEMQPAAPAFSTVAVNHAQAIRDAVTHVLRRGYKRPGFMIGDDWSRLVNDEWEMGFTWAQMALDPADRIPIFRFIKSTNGTIRRHRFPKWYGTHKPDVILAPHGVAEERFKDEGLTYPQDVSLVDPFLEGPIEGIAGIVHPLRQVGAAAVGLLGGMLFQHQHGVPPAPMFSYVDGWWVDGASCPAR, from the coding sequence ATGCCTGAGCCACTTCGCGTCCGGTTGGTCGACATCGCACGCGTCGCCGGCGTACACCTCTCCACGGTTTCGCTCGCCTTGCGAAACAGCCCGAGGCTGCCTGAGGCCACCAAGGCCTCCATCCGCAAGATCGCCGAGAAGCTCGGTTACCAGGAGGACCCGCTGCTCCGCGCGCTCGCAAGCTACCGGGACCGCCACCGCCGGCAAGCCAACCCGCCGACGATCGCCTACCTGACGCAGTGGCCAACTCCGATCGCGCAGGCACCACACCATCGCCTCTTCCTTGAAGGCGCACGCGCGCGGGCGGCAGAACTCGGTTTCAAACTCGAAGTGTTCTCGCTTTCTGATCCCTCCATGACTGCCAAGCGCCTCGGCCGCGTCCTTGAGACACGGATGATTGAAGGCATCTTGCTGAGTTCGTTCTATAAAGGGGCGCCTGAACTGGATCTCAACTGGGCGAGGTTCTGCGCCGTGAGGATCGAGATGCAACCCGCCGCTCCCGCATTCTCTACCGTCGCGGTGAACCATGCCCAGGCGATCCGGGATGCGGTCACACATGTATTGCGACGCGGGTACAAACGCCCGGGCTTCATGATAGGTGACGACTGGTCACGTCTCGTGAATGATGAATGGGAAATGGGATTCACGTGGGCACAGATGGCGCTCGACCCTGCTGATCGCATCCCGATCTTTCGCTTCATCAAGAGCACGAACGGTACCATCAGGAGGCACCGATTCCCGAAATGGTATGGCACGCACAAACCCGATGTCATCCTGGCACCTCACGGGGTCGCTGAGGAACGATTTAAGGACGAGGGCCTGACATACCCTCAGGATGTGTCGTTGGTTGACCCGTTCCTGGAAGGTCCGATCGAAGGTATAGCGGGAATAGTCCATCCCCTGCGCCAAGTGGGGGCGGCCGCCGTGGGGTTGTTGGGCGGGATGCTGTTTCAACACCAGCACGGTGTGCCTCCGGCACCCATGTTCTCCTATGTCGATGGTTGGTGGGTCGACGGCGCCAGCTGTCCGGCTCGCTAG
- a CDS encoding class I SAM-dependent methyltransferase: MARSSHQCRICDTPLAEFGTKRSWFDGSTYTYYRCDNCGFICVLPFPGYGVYNDDYYAGKGPDPFVDYEAEYRDYRATRRMLEFNDLYRVVGKELGTNLSSARWLDFGCGAGGLMKFLADKNREEGVAIEIVGYDIGTYARRLHDEGMKILGGSDLVHYRGYFDVITCVEVVEHVYETQDLFRTLSDLLRPGGLLIVTTGNMASFAARSAGINYRYMMPEIHISLFTPKALELLYQRNGLAPFAVHYDGVVRFKVVKSLLNPMLNRMASVAFALSFLVRLIDRIYGVSAMPCARKIKVSTRGPT; the protein is encoded by the coding sequence ATGGCGCGATCAAGTCATCAGTGTCGCATCTGCGATACACCGCTTGCAGAGTTTGGAACCAAGCGCAGCTGGTTCGATGGGTCCACCTACACCTACTACAGGTGCGACAATTGTGGGTTTATCTGCGTGCTGCCATTTCCGGGGTATGGGGTGTACAACGATGACTATTATGCAGGCAAAGGGCCTGATCCCTTCGTTGATTATGAGGCGGAGTATCGTGACTACCGTGCGACTCGGCGCATGCTCGAGTTTAACGATCTTTATCGAGTTGTGGGAAAGGAGCTCGGCACGAATCTATCTTCCGCCCGCTGGCTAGATTTCGGATGTGGAGCAGGTGGTTTGATGAAGTTTTTGGCAGACAAGAACCGGGAGGAAGGCGTAGCTATTGAGATAGTTGGCTACGACATTGGAACCTATGCGCGCCGCTTGCATGATGAGGGAATGAAGATTCTTGGAGGTAGTGACCTTGTCCACTACCGGGGGTATTTCGATGTAATCACCTGTGTCGAGGTTGTCGAACACGTCTATGAAACTCAGGATCTGTTTCGTACTTTGTCTGATTTGCTCAGGCCCGGGGGACTCCTGATCGTCACCACCGGGAATATGGCGTCTTTTGCGGCGCGCAGTGCGGGGATCAACTACCGGTACATGATGCCAGAGATCCACATCAGCCTCTTCACGCCAAAAGCGCTTGAGCTCTTGTACCAACGTAATGGTCTTGCTCCGTTCGCTGTTCACTACGATGGTGTGGTCAGATTCAAAGTCGTGAAAAGTCTTCTGAATCCCATGCTGAATCGCATGGCTAGTGTGGCGTTTGCCTTGTCTTTCCTCGTGCGCCTGATCGACCGCATCTACGGTGTGTCAGCGATGCCGTGTGCCCGTAAGATCAAGGTTTCAACCAGAGGCCCAACGTGA
- a CDS encoding sugar phosphate isomerase/epimerase — MTDSPAHAWTRRRATSSLGYPEASLTDLCALAMRHGLDAVELRVLEGRLDLPAYFSVKYGTPTAFAETARIQPVPIALLGTSFQLRRHTQAEVDALLAFVPWAEAAGIPWLRIFDGDGTWDDEARAQAARFLAHWETLREQRGWQSRLLIETHSSLLTAESLHAFAVASPHALYLWDAHHTWKHSREEPQKTFAAISERVRHVHVKDSVPRPYKNFGYTYVLPGQGDFPIQQVLAALNTGFSGLVSLEWERQWHPYLPSLDEALSSAAAARWW, encoded by the coding sequence ATGACCGACTCTCCTGCTCACGCCTGGACTCGCCGCCGCGCCACCTCCTCGTTGGGTTACCCAGAAGCGTCGCTCACTGACCTGTGCGCTCTCGCAATGCGGCACGGTCTCGACGCCGTGGAACTGCGCGTGCTCGAAGGAAGACTCGATCTGCCTGCGTACTTCTCGGTGAAATACGGAACTCCGACCGCATTCGCCGAGACCGCGAGAATCCAGCCAGTACCGATCGCGCTTCTTGGAACCTCCTTTCAGCTCCGCCGGCACACCCAGGCTGAGGTCGATGCCTTGCTGGCATTCGTGCCCTGGGCGGAGGCAGCCGGTATTCCGTGGTTGAGAATCTTCGATGGCGATGGCACCTGGGACGACGAGGCGCGAGCCCAGGCTGCGCGCTTCCTTGCCCACTGGGAAACTCTTCGGGAACAGCGCGGCTGGCAATCAAGGCTGTTGATCGAGACCCACAGCTCGCTCCTTACCGCGGAGTCCCTGCATGCGTTCGCTGTCGCCTCCCCCCACGCGCTTTACCTCTGGGATGCGCATCACACGTGGAAACACAGCCGCGAGGAACCACAGAAGACCTTCGCCGCCATTAGCGAGCGGGTCCGCCATGTGCACGTGAAGGACAGCGTCCCTCGTCCGTATAAGAACTTCGGATACACCTATGTCCTGCCTGGCCAGGGGGACTTTCCGATTCAGCAGGTGCTGGCTGCACTCAATACCGGCTTCTCCGGCCTTGTAAGCCTTGAGTGGGAACGCCAGTGGCACCCCTACCTCCCCTCCCTCGACGAAGCCCTGTCTTCCGCCGCGGCAGCCCGCTGGTGGTGA
- a CDS encoding CBM35 domain-containing protein, protein MKLASLRARLACAFLAAASFVSANPSTIPGVGYINGTNIAWRSFGSDFGGNGTLYNAAFWTETFNNLNAYKVNGARVWVHIDGRASPTFDSNGDVLGNPSTFVAEISDMLDKANAYGVKVQLCLWSFDMLKDYRAYGGPSAGVHHSLITNATYRANYISRSLVPLVNAIKNKPALLAIELCNEPEWMVSENPDRNANAHLPLAQIRTFFREMRDAIKNAAPNVRVTIGSASVKWSDSNAASHSGDANVGDWWSGLGLDYRSVHYYSWMSGSGYNHDPFATGHTPDYYGLEDLPTVIGEFGGKGNAPYNNGLTQMNRAYTNGYAGHFAWAYFGYFPDGSPARDPGEIAEMGHWPDFRDSLLTFANQNLGGGSTLPAAPSSLGATAPSSTQVNLTWTDNANNESSFSVERKTGAGGTYSVVASNLAANTTSYSSTGLTASTTYVFRVRAANASGNSSYSNEATITTPASGGGGSTSTLQAESGTFGGGAIIQSASNATGGQLVGSINNVGAFSQVTFNATAAGSASLVVRYSNGYASTRSLSLYVNGSKIQQVNFAVTGDWNTFANSATLAINLVAGNNTIRLQRDSTDLEAADIDSYSVTTSGGGGSLKAEAESGVLNGCNVASLLAGYTGAGYVDAGSFNTSPDSVTVTLSVPSAGSYTIRIRYAGIMGDKNQTLLVNDVNLGDIPFPASSTWTNKDVPSIQLNAGSNTIQVRASWGYMHIDSIEIL, encoded by the coding sequence ATGAAACTCGCTAGTCTCCGCGCCCGCCTCGCGTGCGCATTTCTCGCCGCTGCCTCGTTTGTCAGCGCGAATCCCTCCACCATCCCTGGTGTTGGCTATATCAACGGCACAAACATCGCTTGGCGCTCGTTTGGCTCCGACTTCGGAGGCAACGGCACGCTTTACAATGCTGCGTTCTGGACCGAGACCTTCAACAACCTCAACGCCTACAAGGTGAATGGCGCCCGCGTGTGGGTGCACATCGACGGTCGCGCCTCCCCGACTTTTGACTCCAATGGCGACGTCCTCGGCAACCCGTCAACGTTCGTGGCGGAAATCTCCGATATGCTGGACAAAGCCAACGCCTACGGCGTCAAAGTCCAGCTCTGCCTGTGGTCATTCGACATGCTTAAGGACTACCGGGCCTACGGCGGTCCGTCCGCCGGAGTGCACCACTCTCTGATCACCAACGCCACCTACCGCGCGAACTACATCAGTCGATCCCTCGTCCCGCTCGTCAACGCGATCAAGAATAAGCCAGCACTGCTCGCAATCGAGTTGTGTAACGAGCCCGAATGGATGGTCAGCGAGAACCCTGACAGGAACGCGAACGCCCACCTCCCTCTCGCGCAGATTCGGACGTTCTTCCGGGAGATGAGGGATGCCATCAAGAATGCCGCTCCTAATGTGCGCGTGACCATCGGGTCAGCATCGGTGAAGTGGTCAGACTCGAACGCTGCGAGTCACTCGGGCGACGCCAATGTTGGCGATTGGTGGTCGGGCCTCGGCCTGGATTATCGAAGCGTCCACTATTACTCCTGGATGTCAGGTTCGGGCTACAATCACGACCCGTTCGCGACTGGTCATACGCCCGACTACTATGGCCTTGAAGATCTCCCGACGGTGATCGGGGAGTTTGGCGGTAAAGGAAATGCGCCCTACAATAACGGTCTCACCCAAATGAACCGCGCCTACACCAACGGCTACGCCGGACATTTTGCATGGGCGTACTTCGGGTATTTCCCAGATGGCTCACCTGCCCGTGATCCAGGAGAAATTGCCGAGATGGGCCACTGGCCGGACTTCCGCGATTCACTTCTCACATTCGCGAACCAGAACCTCGGAGGTGGGAGCACCCTCCCTGCCGCCCCTTCCTCGCTTGGGGCCACGGCGCCTTCTTCCACACAGGTCAATCTGACCTGGACGGACAATGCCAACAACGAATCGAGCTTCTCGGTTGAACGGAAGACCGGCGCGGGCGGCACCTACTCGGTCGTCGCTTCAAACCTTGCCGCCAATACGACCTCATATTCGTCGACCGGCCTAACGGCTAGCACCACCTACGTGTTCCGCGTACGGGCGGCGAATGCGTCGGGCAACTCGTCCTATTCCAACGAGGCGACCATCACCACGCCTGCATCCGGAGGCGGCGGCAGCACCTCGACGCTCCAGGCAGAAAGCGGCACTTTTGGCGGCGGCGCAATTATCCAGAGCGCCAGCAATGCCACCGGAGGCCAGCTCGTTGGCTCGATCAACAACGTCGGTGCGTTCAGCCAGGTCACCTTCAATGCAACAGCGGCGGGGTCGGCCTCCCTTGTTGTGCGCTACTCGAACGGCTATGCCTCGACTCGAAGCCTGAGCCTCTACGTTAATGGGTCGAAAATCCAACAGGTGAATTTCGCAGTAACCGGGGACTGGAACACCTTCGCCAACAGCGCCACCCTGGCGATCAACCTCGTTGCAGGGAACAACACGATTAGGCTTCAGCGCGACAGCACTGACTTGGAGGCTGCTGACATCGACTCGTACAGTGTTACCACCTCCGGCGGAGGTGGCTCCCTTAAAGCGGAAGCCGAGTCGGGGGTCCTTAACGGTTGTAATGTGGCGTCCTTGCTCGCCGGCTACACAGGCGCAGGCTACGTGGACGCTGGTTCCTTCAACACCTCGCCAGACAGTGTAACGGTAACGCTTTCGGTTCCGAGTGCGGGTAGCTATACGATCCGAATCCGCTACGCAGGGATTATGGGTGACAAGAACCAGACACTTCTGGTGAACGACGTGAATCTTGGCGATATCCCATTTCCGGCCTCGTCGACCTGGACGAACAAAGACGTTCCTTCGATCCAGCTTAATGCCGGGTCAAACACTATCCAGGTGAGAGCTTCTTGGGGTTACATGCATATCGATTCCATCGAGATCTTGTAA
- a CDS encoding DUF4038 domain-containing protein, producing MNFRKFTRWLPLLPAYLLSLAPSFNCLAAADAPSLFPITIAEGGRYFRDRAGSPFFIVGDSPWELYWQLTEDDVQKYIEKRRSQGFNTLLVDVLPYTDWSNHLAATDRQGHKPFLIEGDFGTPNDSYFDGLKSMVRFAETKGMWVWLVAADVGSWGINAPAHGAVEGMWRDQYLQNGPQKLGKFAEYLALKFKDCPNVAWILGGDRDPTGIFWHVDEMAHAFKRISPAQLVSYHAGAVSSGKFFQWEPWFDFNCAYTYRDPYKEVWDDYKRMPVKPVVLSESGYEGENVDGRGGTPLRVRRQAYWAFLAGACGNLYGSAAWTLQPGWQNFLEAPGSIQMGVFAHFVNSLPWTDLKPDMGCSMILDGVQEGTTQVLAARTVSSDLSVLYIPSPRNLVIDMSHFARAPIGKWFDPTDGSITNVSGSPFSNTKEVSIMSPERNHAGDGDFVLILDAR from the coding sequence ATGAACTTTAGAAAATTTACGCGGTGGCTTCCTTTGCTGCCTGCCTACCTCCTTAGTCTTGCACCGAGTTTTAATTGCCTCGCTGCTGCAGATGCGCCCTCACTGTTCCCAATTACTATTGCAGAAGGAGGGCGGTACTTCCGTGACCGTGCTGGTAGTCCCTTCTTCATTGTTGGCGACAGCCCTTGGGAACTTTACTGGCAACTCACGGAGGACGATGTGCAGAAGTATATCGAGAAGCGCCGCTCCCAAGGTTTTAATACGCTGCTCGTTGACGTCCTTCCCTATACCGACTGGTCGAACCACCTGGCCGCGACTGATAGGCAAGGTCACAAACCATTCCTGATTGAGGGCGATTTCGGCACGCCCAACGACTCCTATTTCGACGGTCTCAAATCGATGGTGCGTTTTGCCGAAACAAAGGGCATGTGGGTTTGGCTCGTCGCTGCTGATGTGGGTTCATGGGGCATCAATGCGCCTGCACACGGGGCTGTTGAGGGGATGTGGCGCGACCAATACTTGCAAAACGGCCCTCAAAAGCTCGGGAAATTCGCTGAGTATCTGGCGTTAAAGTTTAAAGACTGCCCTAATGTGGCGTGGATTCTGGGAGGCGACCGTGATCCCACAGGCATCTTCTGGCACGTGGACGAAATGGCGCACGCCTTTAAGCGCATCAGCCCTGCACAGCTCGTTTCGTATCACGCTGGTGCGGTTTCCAGCGGCAAGTTCTTCCAATGGGAGCCTTGGTTTGATTTCAACTGTGCTTATACGTATCGCGATCCTTATAAAGAAGTGTGGGATGACTACAAGCGGATGCCTGTGAAGCCAGTGGTGCTCTCGGAGAGCGGCTACGAGGGGGAGAATGTCGATGGCCGTGGCGGCACACCCCTGAGGGTACGTCGTCAGGCGTACTGGGCGTTCCTTGCTGGAGCCTGTGGCAATCTTTACGGTTCCGCCGCGTGGACACTGCAGCCGGGTTGGCAGAATTTTCTGGAGGCACCCGGCTCAATTCAGATGGGTGTTTTTGCGCATTTTGTGAATTCCCTACCGTGGACCGACTTAAAGCCGGATATGGGCTGTTCCATGATCTTAGATGGAGTTCAAGAGGGGACGACCCAGGTTTTGGCTGCGCGGACCGTCTCCAGCGACCTAAGTGTTCTTTACATTCCCTCTCCCCGGAATCTGGTAATCGATATGTCGCACTTTGCGCGTGCCCCAATCGGCAAATGGTTTGATCCCACAGATGGTTCCATCACGAACGTGTCAGGTTCGCCATTCTCGAATACAAAAGAGGTGTCGATCATGTCCCCAGAACGCAACCACGCGGGCGACGGCGATTTCGTTTTGATCTTGGACGCGCGTTAG
- a CDS encoding hydroxyacid dehydrogenase, with protein MPSLLPPICSRQRILVALTPRERSQFFSVADAASLEAGNVHWATPEEMSPEAWHTTVTSGNPEVLVSAWATPTLPEAWLASPSCPLRYVCHVTGSVRRLVPRVFLERCGLVTNWGGLVSPQVAEHALLLALGSLRNLPTWKPFIAQPIDERCIREINTLSLFGRTVGLHGFGGVARAIIPLLRPFGTRILGYSAGVPGDVLRSVGVEPAASLEELFSASEVLFECESLTPATYGCVTREILRRLPHDAVFVNVARGGLVDEHALVEAAHEKRIRVAVDVSDHEPLTPAAPICQIPEVLASPHIAAPTHDQYPHCGARALHNLRCYLKGKPTPDLVDLIRYDRAT; from the coding sequence ATGCCATCTCTTCTCCCACCCATTTGCTCCCGCCAGCGGATTCTTGTCGCTCTTACCCCCAGAGAGCGATCGCAGTTCTTCTCGGTCGCGGATGCAGCGAGCCTAGAGGCCGGAAATGTGCACTGGGCAACGCCCGAGGAGATGAGTCCCGAAGCGTGGCACACCACTGTCACGTCCGGGAATCCTGAAGTCCTCGTGAGTGCCTGGGCCACTCCGACTCTGCCCGAAGCATGGCTTGCTTCGCCATCGTGCCCGCTACGCTATGTGTGCCACGTCACGGGATCTGTCCGACGCCTGGTGCCGCGCGTCTTCCTGGAGCGCTGTGGCCTTGTCACGAACTGGGGAGGGCTCGTGAGCCCACAGGTCGCCGAGCACGCACTCCTGCTCGCGCTTGGCTCCCTGCGAAACCTGCCAACCTGGAAGCCGTTCATCGCACAACCCATCGACGAGAGATGTATCCGTGAGATCAATACACTTTCCCTTTTCGGCCGAACGGTCGGCTTGCATGGTTTCGGCGGAGTGGCACGTGCGATCATTCCGCTCCTCAGGCCGTTCGGGACACGCATCCTCGGCTACTCCGCGGGCGTGCCCGGCGATGTACTGCGATCAGTGGGAGTGGAACCCGCCGCCTCGCTGGAGGAGCTGTTTTCGGCATCCGAGGTCCTGTTCGAATGCGAGTCCCTGACTCCGGCGACGTACGGGTGCGTCACGCGCGAGATTCTCCGACGCCTGCCGCATGACGCCGTCTTTGTGAACGTTGCCCGCGGCGGGCTCGTCGATGAACACGCCCTGGTGGAGGCCGCGCACGAGAAGCGGATCCGGGTGGCGGTGGATGTTTCGGATCATGAGCCGCTGACGCCCGCCGCACCCATCTGCCAGATACCAGAGGTACTCGCCTCTCCCCATATCGCCGCACCCACCCACGACCAGTATCCCCATTGCGGCGCCAGGGCCCTTCACAACCTGCGCTGCTACCTCAAGGGCAAGCCGACCCCCGACCTCGTCGACCTCATCCGGTACGATCGCGCCACCTGA